From a region of the Thermomicrobium roseum DSM 5159 genome:
- a CDS encoding heme lyase CcmF/NrfE family subunit translates to MAQLGSGALVLALLLAVYGLGASFIGVRRRVPELLASAYRATYGVAFLILVALIVLVISFVRHDFRLAYVAARSSRDMPIQYVISAFYGGQEGSLLYWAAVASGLGALALYLHRRSDRALLPYMTMTLLAIVTFFLLVLTIVASPFRLLPVTPPDGAGLNPLLRDPGMMAHPPFLLAGYASFTVPFAFGMAALVTGRLGSDWLQAIRRWTLLAWALLGMGLLIGAWWAYHVLGWGGYWGWDPVENLALLPWLTATAFLHSVIVQERRGMLKVWNLALLLATFALCIFGTFIVRSGMLSSVHAFAVSTIGHWFLAYLALVLVVGIGLLLYRLPGLQSERHIESVTSREGGFLVNNLLLTAMAFAVFWGTTFPLFSELFWETRITVGPPFYNRVVGPLLLVLLALMGLGPLLAWRRTELPLLLRNLRWPLLAAGVAAGFGVILLDRWWAVAAYAVTVFAFAATIQEYWRGVRARRRNVREALPVAAWELLRRNNRRYGGYLVHLAILLMAVGIIASNAFQLERQFVLRPGEQGSIGPYTIVYRGLDDRRTADAEVVAAKVDVYRGERYAATVESYRFFYRNYEDQPTARMGITLVGLDDVYVVLDRWQDDGTASIRVYVNPLVIWIWVGGAVFVLGTLTLFWPQPVPAPARLPRTVPGMAREA, encoded by the coding sequence GTGGCACAGCTGGGTTCGGGAGCGCTGGTCCTCGCTCTCCTCTTGGCAGTGTACGGTCTCGGAGCGAGCTTCATCGGGGTGCGACGGCGCGTGCCGGAACTCCTGGCGAGCGCCTACCGAGCGACCTACGGCGTGGCTTTCCTGATTCTCGTCGCCCTCATCGTCTTGGTCATTTCGTTCGTGCGACACGATTTTCGTCTCGCTTACGTGGCAGCGCGTTCCAGCCGCGACATGCCGATCCAGTATGTCATTTCAGCGTTCTACGGGGGACAGGAGGGTAGCCTCCTCTATTGGGCCGCAGTCGCGAGCGGCTTGGGGGCACTCGCGCTGTATCTCCACCGCCGTTCCGATCGTGCACTGCTTCCGTACATGACGATGACCCTTTTGGCCATCGTCACGTTTTTCCTCCTTGTCCTGACGATCGTCGCCAGTCCCTTCCGGCTGCTTCCGGTCACCCCACCCGATGGGGCGGGACTCAACCCGCTGCTCCGCGATCCAGGAATGATGGCGCACCCGCCGTTCCTGCTGGCAGGGTATGCGAGTTTCACCGTGCCCTTCGCTTTCGGCATGGCGGCACTGGTGACCGGACGGCTCGGCAGCGATTGGCTGCAGGCCATTCGGCGCTGGACGCTCCTGGCCTGGGCGCTCCTCGGCATGGGTCTCTTGATCGGGGCGTGGTGGGCCTACCATGTGCTCGGTTGGGGAGGCTACTGGGGGTGGGATCCGGTCGAGAATCTGGCCCTGTTGCCGTGGTTGACGGCAACAGCGTTCTTGCACTCGGTGATCGTTCAAGAGCGGCGGGGGATGCTCAAGGTCTGGAACCTCGCCTTGCTCTTGGCGACGTTCGCGTTGTGCATCTTCGGTACGTTTATCGTGCGCAGCGGCATGCTGTCGTCCGTCCACGCTTTTGCCGTCTCGACGATCGGTCACTGGTTCTTGGCGTATTTGGCTCTCGTCCTCGTCGTGGGGATCGGATTGCTGCTCTATCGGCTACCGGGGTTGCAGAGCGAGCGGCACATCGAGTCGGTGACGTCGCGCGAGGGCGGCTTCCTCGTGAACAATTTGCTGCTGACCGCGATGGCCTTCGCGGTGTTTTGGGGAACGACTTTCCCATTGTTCAGCGAGCTGTTCTGGGAAACTCGCATTACGGTCGGGCCGCCCTTCTATAACCGCGTCGTCGGGCCTCTGCTTCTCGTTTTGCTCGCATTGATGGGGCTGGGACCGCTCCTGGCCTGGCGACGGACGGAACTTCCTTTGTTGCTCCGCAATCTGCGCTGGCCGCTCCTCGCTGCGGGAGTCGCCGCCGGATTCGGTGTCATTCTGCTCGACCGCTGGTGGGCCGTGGCCGCCTACGCCGTCACAGTGTTCGCCTTTGCCGCCACGATCCAGGAGTACTGGCGAGGTGTTCGAGCACGACGCCGCAATGTCCGCGAGGCTCTCCCGGTAGCTGCGTGGGAGCTACTGCGTCGGAACAACCGTCGCTACGGTGGGTATCTGGTTCATCTGGCGATTCTTCTGATGGCGGTCGGTATCATTGCCTCCAATGCCTTCCAGCTGGAGCGCCAATTCGTTTTGCGCCCTGGTGAGCAGGGTTCCATCGGACCGTACACGATCGTCTACCGCGGCCTGGACGATCGGCGGACAGCAGACGCGGAAGTCGTCGCTGCCAAAGTCGATGTCTATCGTGGCGAGCGCTACGCCGCGACAGTCGAAAGTTATCGATTCTTTTATCGCAACTACGAGGATCAACCGACTGCCCGCATGGGAATCACACTTGTGGGCCTCGATGACGTGTACGTGGTACTCGACCGCTGGCAGGATGACGGAACTGCGAGCATCCGGGTTTATGTGAATCCGCTGGTGATCTGGATCTGGGTCGGTGGAGCAGTATTCGTCCTTGGTACGCTTACGCTGTTCTGGCCGCAGCCGGTTCCCGCGCCGGCTCGCCTGCCGCGTACCGTTCCGGGTATGGCACGCGAGGCATAG
- a CDS encoding cytochrome c maturation protein CcmE has protein sequence MSTAVATRSGARRIRLDVRLLVLALVMAGAVGYLMYTGLQGTAASYFVTVSELQARASEVDGRRVRVGGDVVTGSIVRGGPGEPIHFRIGDGTSELEVVYSGVLPDIFAEGRHVIVEGLYRNGQPVQADSVLTQCPSRFEAAPTASSS, from the coding sequence ATGAGTACGGCTGTTGCGACCCGTAGCGGGGCTCGTCGGATTCGCCTGGATGTTCGTCTGCTCGTTCTCGCGCTCGTGATGGCCGGTGCGGTCGGGTATCTCATGTATACCGGCTTGCAAGGCACGGCGGCTTCTTACTTCGTCACGGTCAGCGAATTGCAAGCGCGAGCGAGCGAGGTCGATGGGCGGCGCGTGCGGGTCGGCGGTGATGTCGTTACCGGGAGTATCGTGCGCGGTGGTCCTGGTGAGCCGATCCATTTTCGTATCGGCGATGGGACCAGCGAACTCGAGGTCGTGTACAGTGGTGTGCTTCCTGACATCTTCGCCGAGGGGCGTCATGTCATCGTCGAGGGGTTGTACCGCAACGGGCAACCCGTGCAGGCAGACAGCGTCCTAACGCAGTGCCCGTCTCGTTTCGAGGCAGCTCCGACTGCCTCCTCGAGTTGA
- a CDS encoding TlpA disulfide reductase family protein has product MTTTQGLWRARLPVLIAGVFVLAFVALVAVAFERQRGTSELGAGGRINTVGTFIRFANRAAPDFTLPDLRGGKDIALADLRGQVVIVNFWGSWCPPCREEAPVLAAFAREYADDGVTVVGIDVWEKDWNDGRAFLEEFRVDYPNVYDARGRVTIDYGVSGVPETFFIGPDGQLLGKYTGPLKSADQLLSILAELGITLSPMR; this is encoded by the coding sequence ATGACGACGACACAGGGGCTGTGGCGTGCACGATTGCCGGTTCTCATTGCGGGGGTGTTCGTGCTCGCCTTCGTCGCGCTGGTTGCCGTCGCATTCGAACGGCAACGTGGGACGAGCGAACTCGGAGCAGGTGGCCGCATCAACACGGTCGGGACCTTCATCCGCTTTGCGAATCGTGCAGCGCCCGACTTCACACTGCCCGATCTCCGGGGCGGGAAAGACATCGCGCTCGCTGACCTGCGTGGTCAGGTGGTCATCGTCAATTTCTGGGGATCCTGGTGCCCGCCATGCCGCGAGGAGGCGCCGGTGCTGGCTGCCTTCGCCCGCGAGTATGCGGACGACGGCGTCACCGTCGTCGGGATCGACGTCTGGGAAAAGGATTGGAACGACGGACGGGCCTTTCTCGAGGAGTTCCGGGTCGACTATCCGAACGTGTACGATGCCCGCGGCCGTGTCACGATCGACTACGGGGTTTCCGGTGTCCCGGAGACCTTCTTCATCGGCCCAGACGGGCAGTTGCTCGGGAAGTACACCGGCCCACTCAAGTCGGCCGATCAACTTCTGAGCATCCTCGCGGAACTCGGTATTACCCTCAGCCCGATGCGCTGA
- the murA gene encoding UDP-N-acetylglucosamine 1-carboxyvinyltransferase: MAITTATERIRTIGGRVLRGRVAIGGAKNAALPAMAAALLTEEECVLENVPLLEDVVVMTELLRALGAEVDLDTERHRVRIRAADIESFEPPPELVARMRASFLVTGPLLARFGRARSIPPGGCQLGSRPVDVDLRGFRKFGAQVEVTESGFELRSGRLRGCEIYMDYPSHTGTENLLMAACLAQGTTTILNAAAEPEIVNLGQILQDMGARINGLGTSRIVVQGVDRLRGYRASVLPDRLEAGTLAIAAAITHGEVILDHVREADMAPLTHKLREAGAEVWWSESSMLVRAPGPLYATEIQALPFPGFPTDLQAAFAVLMTQAQGRSRIFERVFNDRLRYTSELQRMGARIELIDRQQAIIEGPVKLQGTAVRALDIRSGACLVLAGLVAEGETIVLEAHHLRRGYEDLVGKLAALGADIHYA, translated from the coding sequence GTGGCCATCACGACAGCCACCGAGCGAATCCGGACGATCGGCGGTCGCGTCCTGCGAGGACGTGTCGCGATCGGCGGCGCAAAAAATGCGGCTCTGCCGGCGATGGCTGCGGCACTCCTCACCGAAGAAGAATGCGTCCTCGAGAACGTGCCGCTCCTCGAAGATGTCGTCGTCATGACCGAGTTGCTACGGGCGCTCGGTGCCGAGGTCGATCTCGACACCGAGCGTCACCGCGTCCGCATTCGTGCTGCCGATATCGAGTCGTTCGAGCCGCCCCCTGAACTCGTCGCGCGCATGAGAGCGTCCTTTCTCGTGACCGGTCCATTGCTGGCTCGATTCGGAAGGGCGCGCTCGATTCCTCCCGGTGGCTGCCAGCTCGGTAGTCGTCCAGTCGATGTCGATCTCCGCGGATTCCGCAAGTTCGGGGCACAGGTCGAAGTAACGGAAAGCGGCTTCGAGCTGCGGAGTGGACGGCTTCGCGGCTGCGAGATCTACATGGATTATCCGAGCCATACCGGCACGGAAAATCTTTTGATGGCAGCCTGTTTGGCCCAGGGGACGACGACGATCCTCAATGCCGCGGCCGAGCCGGAAATCGTCAATCTCGGCCAAATCCTCCAGGATATGGGAGCCCGCATCAACGGACTGGGAACCTCGCGGATCGTCGTCCAGGGAGTCGATCGCTTGCGCGGATATCGTGCCTCTGTATTGCCTGATCGCCTCGAGGCGGGGACGCTGGCGATCGCTGCCGCGATCACCCACGGCGAGGTGATCCTGGATCATGTACGGGAAGCTGACATGGCACCGCTGACGCACAAGTTGCGGGAAGCGGGAGCAGAAGTCTGGTGGAGCGAATCCTCGATGCTGGTGCGCGCTCCTGGACCGCTCTACGCGACGGAAATTCAGGCGTTGCCCTTCCCAGGGTTCCCGACCGATCTCCAGGCGGCGTTTGCCGTCCTCATGACGCAAGCTCAGGGGCGGAGTCGTATTTTCGAGCGCGTGTTCAACGATCGTCTCCGCTACACGAGTGAGTTGCAGCGGATGGGAGCACGGATCGAACTGATCGATCGCCAGCAGGCGATCATCGAAGGACCTGTCAAGCTGCAGGGTACAGCAGTGCGTGCGCTCGATATTCGGAGCGGAGCCTGTCTGGTCTTGGCGGGTCTCGTCGCCGAAGGAGAAACGATCGTCCTCGAAGCCCACCACTTGCGACGTGGCTACGAGGACTTGGTGGGCAAGCTGGCCGCGCTGGGCGCAGACATCCACTACGCGTGA
- a CDS encoding F0F1 ATP synthase subunit epsilon, with product MAGKLRVEVVTAERVVYQVDDADMVIAPGAEGTLGILPRHAPLVSLLSMGEMRVKRGREEDSLTIFGGFLEVANNVVRVLADVAERAEEIDLARAEEARQRALARLRERRADIDRRRAEMALRRSTIRLAVGRKRRARAGVGGPPLPEAQP from the coding sequence ATGGCCGGGAAACTCCGGGTGGAAGTGGTAACCGCCGAACGGGTCGTTTATCAGGTCGATGATGCCGATATGGTGATCGCTCCCGGAGCCGAGGGGACACTCGGGATCTTACCGCGCCATGCCCCCCTCGTCTCGTTGCTGAGTATGGGGGAGATGCGCGTCAAGCGCGGGCGCGAAGAGGACAGCCTGACGATCTTCGGCGGTTTCCTGGAGGTCGCCAACAACGTCGTGCGTGTGCTGGCTGACGTGGCGGAGCGGGCCGAAGAGATCGACCTCGCACGGGCGGAGGAGGCGAGACAGCGGGCATTGGCGCGCTTGCGCGAACGCCGGGCGGACATCGATCGTCGACGTGCCGAAATGGCGCTACGGCGCTCGACCATTCGATTGGCGGTCGGTCGCAAGCGACGAGCGCGAGCTGGAGTGGGTGGGCCACCGCTCCCCGAGGCGCAACCCTGA
- the atpD gene encoding F0F1 ATP synthase subunit beta: protein MATQVATGRIVQIQGVVVDVEFPPGQLPDIYNALIVERPEGGRLVLEVQQHLGNDWVRAVAMSTTDGLKRGMPVIDTGEPIKVPVGPATLGRIFNVVGEPIDEQGPVPGDAPRWPIHRPAPSFEEQSTQVEVFETGLKVIDLVAPFTKGGKVGVFGGAGVGKTVIIMELIRNIAAEHGGYSVFCGVGERTREGTQLWREMRESGVIDKTVLVFGQMNEPPGARLRVGLTGLTMAEYFRDEGRDVLLFIDNIFRFVQAGSEVSVLLGRMPSAVGYQPTLGTDMGQLQERITSTKRGSITSVQAIYVPADDYTDPAPATTFAHLDATIALERSIAEQGLYPAVDPLASTSRILDPNIVGVEHYRVAREVQRVLQRYRDLQDIIAILGIEELSEEDKLIVARARKIQRFLSQPMFVAEAFTGRPGRYVPRHETVRGFKEILEGKHDHLPEQAFYMVGTIDEAVEKAEQMAREA from the coding sequence ATGGCTACGCAGGTCGCTACTGGCCGGATCGTGCAGATTCAAGGAGTCGTGGTCGACGTCGAGTTCCCGCCCGGGCAACTGCCCGATATCTACAACGCATTGATCGTCGAGCGGCCCGAGGGTGGCCGGTTGGTGCTGGAAGTTCAGCAGCACCTCGGTAACGACTGGGTGCGCGCGGTGGCGATGTCGACGACCGATGGCCTGAAGCGTGGCATGCCCGTGATCGATACCGGCGAACCGATCAAGGTGCCAGTCGGTCCAGCGACGCTGGGCCGGATTTTCAACGTGGTCGGTGAGCCGATCGACGAGCAGGGACCCGTGCCGGGGGACGCTCCGCGCTGGCCGATCCATCGTCCGGCGCCCTCTTTCGAGGAGCAATCGACGCAAGTCGAAGTCTTCGAGACTGGCCTCAAGGTCATCGATCTGGTGGCTCCCTTCACCAAGGGAGGGAAGGTCGGCGTCTTCGGCGGCGCCGGTGTCGGTAAGACCGTCATCATCATGGAACTGATCCGGAACATCGCCGCTGAGCACGGAGGATACTCGGTCTTCTGCGGCGTGGGGGAACGCACGCGAGAGGGAACGCAGCTCTGGCGCGAGATGCGCGAGTCAGGCGTCATCGACAAGACGGTGCTGGTGTTCGGTCAGATGAACGAGCCACCGGGGGCACGCCTGCGGGTCGGGTTGACCGGCCTGACGATGGCCGAGTACTTCCGCGACGAAGGTCGTGACGTGCTTCTGTTCATCGATAACATCTTCCGGTTCGTGCAGGCTGGCTCCGAAGTGTCGGTGCTGCTCGGCCGCATGCCCAGTGCAGTGGGATACCAGCCGACGCTCGGGACCGACATGGGACAGCTGCAAGAGCGGATCACCTCCACCAAGCGTGGTTCGATCACCTCGGTGCAGGCGATCTACGTGCCGGCCGATGATTACACTGACCCGGCCCCAGCGACGACCTTCGCGCACCTGGACGCGACGATCGCGCTGGAGCGATCGATCGCCGAGCAAGGACTGTACCCGGCGGTCGATCCGCTGGCGTCCACCTCGCGTATCCTCGATCCGAATATCGTGGGCGTCGAGCACTACAGGGTCGCGCGCGAAGTTCAGCGGGTGCTGCAACGGTATCGTGACCTTCAGGACATCATCGCGATCCTCGGCATCGAGGAACTGAGCGAAGAGGACAAGCTGATCGTGGCGCGCGCCCGGAAGATCCAGCGCTTCCTCTCGCAACCGATGTTCGTGGCGGAAGCGTTCACTGGCCGGCCCGGCCGGTACGTCCCGCGGCATGAGACGGTCCGGGGCTTCAAAGAGATTCTCGAGGGGAAGCACGATCACCTGCCAGAGCAGGCCTTCTACATGGTAGGGACGATCGATGAGGCGGTAGAGAAAGCCGAGCAGATGGCGCGCGAAGCGTGA
- a CDS encoding F0F1 ATP synthase subunit gamma, producing the protein MPQAVTPREIRRRIRSIKNTAQITRAMEMVAASKMRRAQQAVLAARPYADRIRAMLGDLAAMTSPAEEVRAFPLLQRRPVKRIQLILVTSDRGLAGALNTNVIRRAVDFMTRERSEPIEHFDIVAIGRKGRDFLVRYGWPMIAEFTRVTDRPSVEAIRPIVELATQDFISGRVDAVFVVYTHFINTLRQEPRVFQLLPIEPPEESGAISDYIFEPDPATVLEALLPRFLEMQLYRILLEASASEHSARMVAMRNATQNALDLVAELTLTYNKARQAQITREVSEIAAGANALGALQ; encoded by the coding sequence GTGCCGCAAGCAGTAACGCCGCGCGAGATCAGGCGCCGGATCCGGAGCATCAAGAATACGGCGCAGATCACCCGCGCCATGGAGATGGTTGCTGCCTCCAAGATGCGGCGAGCGCAGCAGGCAGTACTCGCTGCACGACCCTATGCTGATCGGATCCGCGCGATGCTCGGCGATCTGGCCGCGATGACGAGTCCAGCCGAGGAAGTGCGTGCTTTCCCGTTGCTCCAGCGAAGGCCGGTCAAGCGGATCCAACTCATCCTGGTGACTTCCGATCGCGGACTGGCTGGCGCGCTCAATACCAATGTGATTCGCCGCGCGGTCGACTTCATGACACGGGAGCGTAGCGAGCCGATCGAGCACTTCGATATCGTGGCTATTGGGCGGAAGGGGCGCGATTTCCTCGTCCGATACGGCTGGCCGATGATCGCGGAGTTCACGCGCGTCACCGATCGACCCTCGGTGGAAGCGATCAGGCCGATCGTCGAGCTCGCGACGCAGGACTTCATCAGCGGCCGTGTCGACGCGGTGTTCGTCGTCTACACGCATTTCATCAACACGTTGCGTCAGGAGCCGCGAGTCTTCCAGTTGCTGCCGATCGAGCCACCGGAAGAGTCGGGTGCGATCAGCGACTATATCTTCGAGCCCGATCCCGCAACGGTGCTGGAGGCGCTACTCCCGCGTTTCCTCGAGATGCAGCTCTATCGCATCTTGCTGGAGGCCTCCGCATCGGAGCACAGTGCGCGGATGGTGGCGATGCGCAACGCGACGCAGAACGCATTGGATCTCGTGGCAGAGTTGACCTTGACGTACAACAAGGCACGGCAAGCGCAGATCACGCGTGAGGTCAGTGAGATCGCTGCCGGCGCCAATGCACTGGGCGCACTGCAATGA
- the atpA gene encoding F0F1 ATP synthase subunit alpha codes for MSVRPTEITEILKQQIEQYGSRMVVTNVGYVVQVGDGIATVHGLRDVMASELVEFENGVLGIAFNLQEDSVGVIILGDYTGIEEGDEVRATGRIASVPVGPALVGRVVNALGEPIDGKGPINTDKFRPIERIAPGVVMRQDVDTALQTGIKAIDSMIPIGRGQRELIIGDRQTGKTAIAIDTIINQKGKGVICIYVAIGQKRAQVAQTVATLERYGAMEHTIVVAATASDPAALQYIAPYAGCAMGEEIMESGGHALIVYDDLSKHAWAYRQVSLLMRRPPGREAYPGDIFYLHSRLLERAARLRDDLGGGTLTALPIVETQANDVSAYIPTNVISITDGQIYLEPDLFYAGIRPAINVGLSVSRVGGAAQIRAMRQVAGRLRLELAQFRELAAFAQFAAELDPATKRQIDRGLRLTEVLKQPQYEPMPVEEQVAIIWVATNGYLDDVLVEHVREFEKQYLDYLRTSHPQILQRIASERELKDDLIQQLHEVTRAFKQSIWAPPQERVII; via the coding sequence ATGTCAGTGCGTCCGACCGAAATCACGGAGATCCTCAAGCAACAGATCGAGCAATACGGTAGTCGGATGGTCGTGACCAATGTCGGCTACGTGGTCCAAGTGGGTGACGGGATCGCGACTGTCCATGGCCTGCGTGATGTGATGGCCAGCGAGCTCGTCGAGTTCGAGAACGGTGTGCTCGGCATCGCCTTCAACCTCCAAGAGGACTCGGTCGGTGTCATCATCCTCGGCGACTACACGGGCATCGAGGAAGGTGACGAGGTGCGAGCGACCGGCCGCATCGCGTCGGTACCGGTCGGGCCAGCACTGGTCGGCCGGGTGGTCAATGCGCTCGGTGAACCGATCGACGGGAAGGGGCCGATCAACACCGACAAGTTCCGCCCGATCGAGCGGATCGCTCCCGGCGTGGTGATGCGTCAAGATGTGGACACAGCACTGCAGACCGGCATCAAGGCCATCGACTCGATGATCCCGATTGGCCGGGGGCAGCGCGAGCTGATCATCGGTGACCGGCAGACGGGGAAGACAGCGATCGCCATCGATACCATCATCAATCAGAAGGGGAAAGGTGTCATCTGCATCTACGTGGCGATCGGTCAGAAGCGTGCGCAAGTCGCACAGACTGTGGCGACGCTCGAGCGGTACGGCGCGATGGAGCATACGATCGTCGTGGCTGCGACCGCATCGGATCCGGCAGCACTACAGTACATCGCCCCGTACGCCGGTTGTGCGATGGGCGAAGAGATCATGGAAAGCGGTGGCCATGCCCTGATCGTCTACGATGACCTGTCCAAGCATGCCTGGGCGTATCGGCAGGTTTCCCTGCTGATGCGGCGGCCACCGGGCCGAGAAGCGTATCCTGGCGATATCTTCTACCTCCATTCGCGCCTCCTCGAGCGTGCTGCGCGACTTCGAGACGATCTGGGGGGTGGAACACTGACCGCTCTGCCGATCGTCGAGACGCAAGCCAACGACGTCTCGGCCTACATTCCGACGAACGTCATCTCGATCACGGATGGTCAGATCTATCTGGAGCCGGATCTGTTCTATGCCGGTATCCGGCCCGCGATCAACGTGGGTCTCTCGGTTTCGCGCGTCGGTGGCGCAGCACAGATCCGCGCGATGCGACAAGTGGCCGGGCGCTTGCGTCTGGAATTGGCGCAGTTCCGGGAACTCGCAGCGTTCGCGCAATTTGCGGCCGAATTGGACCCAGCGACCAAGCGCCAGATCGATCGCGGTTTGCGCCTGACCGAGGTGCTCAAACAGCCGCAGTACGAACCGATGCCGGTCGAGGAGCAGGTGGCGATCATCTGGGTCGCGACGAACGGCTACCTGGATGACGTACTGGTCGAGCATGTGCGCGAGTTCGAGAAGCAGTATCTCGACTACCTGCGGACGAGTCATCCGCAGATTCTGCAGCGGATCGCCAGTGAGCGTGAGCTCAAGGACGATCTGATTCAACAACTGCACGAGGTCACGCGAGCCTTCAAGCAGAGTATTTGGGCGCCGCCGCAGGAGCGGGTGATCATCTGA
- the atpH gene encoding ATP synthase F1 subunit delta, whose translation MAVAGVAKRYAQAAFAVAKEHGQLDFWEQRLTDLEALARDSAVEEFIQNPAIPLEAKVQVIDRLFPGDENRYVRNLLVLLLERGRWHQLRDVVVAFRELLREHRGVIDVELVTAVPLEPSEVERLRRELAQRLSRPVELRTTVDPELLGGVVLKIGDEVFDASVRTQLTNLRRQLVGAAA comes from the coding sequence GTGGCGGTCGCAGGAGTCGCCAAGCGGTACGCCCAGGCTGCGTTCGCCGTCGCCAAGGAGCACGGCCAGCTGGACTTTTGGGAGCAGCGATTAACTGATTTGGAGGCCCTGGCGCGAGACAGCGCGGTCGAGGAGTTCATCCAGAATCCAGCGATCCCACTGGAGGCCAAGGTCCAAGTGATCGATCGGCTTTTCCCCGGTGACGAGAACCGGTACGTGCGAAATCTCCTCGTGCTGCTCCTGGAGCGGGGACGCTGGCACCAGCTGCGCGATGTCGTCGTGGCTTTCCGCGAGCTTCTGCGGGAGCATCGCGGGGTGATCGATGTCGAGCTGGTCACGGCGGTGCCACTGGAACCGAGCGAGGTGGAGCGACTCCGTCGCGAACTCGCGCAGCGACTGAGTCGTCCGGTCGAGTTGCGCACGACGGTCGATCCCGAACTTCTCGGTGGTGTGGTGCTCAAGATCGGGGACGAAGTCTTCGATGCCAGTGTGCGCACGCAGTTGACGAATCTCCGGCGGCAACTCGTCGGAGCAGCAGCCTGA
- the atpF gene encoding F0F1 ATP synthase subunit B has product MEQLGISGENLVVQLIAFLLFLAVFWRFALGPITRMIDQRQERIREGLEAAERMKRELAETQARNEEILAEARREAQRIVASARESAEQLIARAREEAQQQAQQLIQQAQEAIEAERQRVWAELRREVADLAILAATRIIRQELDRDRHLALIEQALAELDGARR; this is encoded by the coding sequence ATGGAGCAGCTGGGAATCTCCGGTGAAAATCTAGTCGTCCAGCTCATCGCCTTCCTGCTCTTCCTCGCGGTCTTCTGGCGATTCGCTCTGGGGCCGATCACGCGGATGATCGACCAGCGTCAGGAGCGGATCCGCGAGGGTCTGGAAGCGGCCGAGCGGATGAAGCGCGAGTTAGCCGAGACGCAGGCTCGCAACGAGGAGATTCTGGCCGAGGCGCGGCGCGAGGCACAGCGGATCGTGGCGAGTGCCCGCGAGAGCGCTGAACAGTTGATCGCGCGGGCGCGCGAGGAGGCGCAGCAGCAAGCGCAGCAGCTTATCCAGCAAGCGCAAGAGGCGATCGAGGCCGAACGCCAGCGCGTGTGGGCTGAATTGCGCCGTGAGGTAGCGGACCTCGCCATTCTGGCTGCGACCCGTATCATTCGCCAGGAACTGGATCGCGATCGGCACCTGGCCTTGATCGAACAGGCGCTGGCTGAACTCGATGGCGCGCGGCGGTAG
- the atpE gene encoding ATP synthase F0 subunit C has protein sequence MAAALAIGLGALGPGIGIGLAVKGAMEAIGRNPEAEGAVRLTMIIGAALAEAVAIYAFVVAVIIAFVL, from the coding sequence ATGGCTGCGGCCCTCGCGATCGGGCTCGGAGCACTCGGGCCTGGAATCGGTATCGGGCTCGCGGTAAAGGGCGCGATGGAGGCGATCGGCCGCAATCCGGAGGCTGAGGGAGCGGTCCGCCTGACCATGATCATCGGTGCGGCGCTGGCCGAGGCAGTGGCGATCTATGCCTTCGTCGTCGCGGTGATCATCGCCTTCGTGCTGTAG